Proteins from a single region of Verrucosispora sp. NA02020:
- a CDS encoding STAS domain-containing protein, whose protein sequence is MDQGGAPPVFSASAEIDGDQLRVVVTGEVDMATADIMLQTALREPAVRLLLDLRAVSFFDSAAIHAVVRLAGHYPDTLDVLPSRQVSRVLHIAGLGEQRWLRPI, encoded by the coding sequence GTGGATCAAGGGGGAGCACCACCCGTCTTCTCCGCCAGCGCGGAGATCGACGGTGACCAGCTCCGCGTGGTGGTCACCGGCGAGGTGGACATGGCGACCGCGGACATCATGCTGCAGACCGCGCTGCGTGAGCCGGCCGTCCGGCTGCTCCTCGACCTGCGCGCGGTCAGCTTCTTCGACTCGGCGGCGATCCACGCCGTGGTGCGGCTCGCCGGTCACTATCCGGACACCCTCGACGTGCTGCCGTCCCGGCAGGTCAGCCGCGTGCTGCACATCGCCGGCCTGGGTGAGCAGCGCTGGTTGCGGCCGATCTGA
- the map gene encoding type I methionyl aminopeptidase, with protein MTVRAPLTPGTISPWRPVPAHIVRPEYVGKKAPRPWQGSHVQTPETIEKMRVAGRLAAQATQLAGEHCKPGVTTDEIDRVVHEFLVDHGAYPSTLGYRGFPKSCCTSLNEVICHGIPDTTVLADGDIINVDVTAYIGGVHGDTDATFCVGEVDEEVRLLVERTHEAMTRGIKAVAPGRQINVIGRVIESYAKRFGYGVVRDFTGHGIGEAFHSGLYVPHYDSPRPTDVMEPGMTFTIEPMITLGTHQYDMWEDGWTVVTKDRKWTAQFEHTVLVTENGYEILTLP; from the coding sequence ATGACCGTCCGTGCGCCGTTGACCCCAGGCACGATCTCCCCGTGGCGGCCGGTGCCCGCCCACATCGTCCGACCGGAGTACGTCGGCAAGAAGGCCCCCCGGCCGTGGCAGGGGTCGCACGTGCAGACGCCGGAGACGATCGAGAAGATGCGGGTCGCCGGGCGGCTCGCCGCGCAGGCCACCCAGCTCGCCGGCGAGCACTGCAAGCCCGGTGTGACCACCGACGAGATCGACCGGGTGGTGCACGAGTTCCTCGTCGACCACGGCGCCTACCCGTCGACGCTGGGTTACCGGGGCTTCCCGAAGTCCTGCTGCACCAGCCTGAACGAGGTGATCTGCCACGGCATCCCGGACACCACCGTGCTGGCCGACGGCGACATCATCAACGTGGACGTGACCGCGTACATCGGCGGGGTGCACGGCGACACCGACGCCACCTTCTGCGTCGGCGAGGTCGACGAGGAGGTCCGGCTGCTGGTCGAGCGGACCCACGAGGCGATGACGCGGGGCATCAAGGCCGTCGCGCCGGGCCGGCAGATCAACGTCATCGGCCGGGTCATCGAGTCGTACGCGAAGCGGTTCGGCTACGGCGTGGTCCGCGACTTCACCGGCCACGGCATCGGCGAGGCGTTCCACAGCGGCCTGTACGTGCCGCACTACGACAGCCCCCGGCCCACCGACGTGATGGAGCCGGGCATGACGTTCACCATCGAGCCCATGATCACCCTCGGCACCCACCAGTACGACATGTGGGAGGACGGCTGGACGGTGGTCACCAAGGACCGCAAGTGGACCGCCCAGTTCGAGCACACGGTGCTGGTGACCGAGAACGGGTACGAGATCCTGACGCTGCCGTGA
- a CDS encoding VIT1/CCC1 transporter family protein — MTDTPAALREHHHADVSGGWLRPAVFGAMDGLVTNIALIAGVGGGGVSPQAIVLTGTAGLVAGAISMALGEYTSVRSANEQIAAEVAKERRELEHHPEEEARELAEMWMARGLPEDLAVQVAEAVRQHPEQALRMHVQEELGVNPDEQPNPWAAALSSFLCFSVGALVPLLPYLLGATSLVLALAVGGLGLFVAGAVVSRFTNRRWWTGGTRQLLLGAAAAAATYLVGALIGVQGGLG; from the coding sequence GTGACCGACACCCCTGCGGCACTGCGGGAGCACCACCACGCGGACGTCTCCGGCGGGTGGCTGCGACCCGCCGTCTTCGGTGCCATGGACGGGCTGGTGACCAACATCGCCCTGATCGCGGGCGTCGGCGGTGGCGGCGTCTCGCCGCAGGCCATCGTGCTGACCGGCACCGCCGGTCTGGTCGCCGGCGCGATCTCGATGGCGCTCGGGGAGTACACCAGCGTCCGCTCGGCCAACGAGCAGATCGCCGCCGAGGTGGCCAAGGAGCGGCGCGAGCTGGAACACCATCCCGAGGAGGAGGCCCGGGAACTCGCCGAGATGTGGATGGCGCGGGGATTGCCAGAGGATCTTGCCGTCCAGGTGGCCGAGGCGGTCCGCCAGCATCCGGAGCAGGCGTTGCGGATGCACGTCCAGGAGGAGTTGGGCGTCAACCCGGACGAGCAACCCAACCCGTGGGCGGCGGCACTGTCGTCGTTCCTCTGCTTCTCGGTCGGCGCGCTGGTGCCGCTGCTGCCGTACCTTCTCGGCGCCACCAGCCTGGTGCTGGCCCTGGCGGTGGGCGGGCTCGGCCTCTTCGTGGCCGGCGCGGTCGTCTCCCGGTTCACCAACCGGCGGTGGTGGACCGGCGGGACGCGGCAGTTGCTGCTCGGTGCCGCCGCGGCGGCGGCGACCTACCTGGTCGGTGCGTTGATCGGCGTGCAGGGCGGGCTGGGCTGA
- a CDS encoding nucleotidyltransferase domain-containing protein, whose amino-acid sequence MDGVQEHRDDPRWQVAGRIAEAVRRRFPADVLAVAVHGPLAHGDDDGGGDSEVGLLVVTYRPDTGPPSATRRVDGVLVDLTVAAAEERLRQARQLTSRWPLTADRYVTTRPLHDPTGWLRTQRDAHLGRLARARPAEFSSAARRAWYRGSAAHARAARLAEWYETDQALLMLGESRLAAATVTGLLSRTYFRDPGDAVRRTGLAGADMTEVGAVLARQSAELTARGRPVDGTVDDLLTG is encoded by the coding sequence GTGGACGGTGTCCAGGAGCACCGGGACGATCCCCGGTGGCAGGTGGCCGGACGGATCGCCGAGGCGGTCCGTCGGCGCTTCCCCGCCGACGTGCTCGCCGTCGCGGTGCACGGGCCGCTCGCGCACGGCGACGACGACGGCGGCGGGGACAGCGAGGTCGGGTTGCTGGTGGTCACCTACCGACCCGACACCGGGCCGCCCTCGGCCACCCGGCGGGTCGACGGGGTGCTGGTCGACCTGACCGTTGCCGCCGCCGAGGAGCGTCTGCGCCAGGCCCGGCAGCTCACCTCGCGGTGGCCGTTGACCGCCGACCGGTACGTGACGACCCGGCCGCTGCACGACCCGACCGGGTGGCTGCGCACCCAGCGGGACGCGCACCTCGGGCGGTTGGCGAGGGCCCGCCCGGCCGAGTTCAGCAGCGCCGCCCGCCGGGCCTGGTACCGGGGCAGCGCGGCGCACGCGCGGGCGGCCCGGCTCGCCGAGTGGTACGAGACGGACCAGGCCCTGCTGATGCTCGGCGAGTCACGGCTGGCCGCCGCGACCGTCACCGGGCTGCTCAGCCGCACCTACTTCCGCGACCCCGGCGACGCGGTCCGGCGGACCGGGCTGGCCGGGGCGGACATGACCGAGGTCGGCGCGGTGCTGGCCCGCCAGTCGGCCGAGTTGACCGCCCGGGGCCGGCCGGTCGACGGGACCGTCGACGACCTGCTCACCGGCTGA
- a CDS encoding nitroreductase family deazaflavin-dependent oxidoreductase, producing MSVLRDVTRRIGHHPWFGATARLLVPLDRAVGRLTRGRVVALGLVPSLVITTTGRRSGKPRSNPLLYVPDGDGYVVVGSNWGQTQQPAWSLNLLAEPHAEVDVAGRRLAVRGEPATGAERERLWRLLVDAWPAYEAYVRRAGDREIRVFRLVPTASGTPDGTDPPDGPPAPH from the coding sequence ATGTCCGTACTGCGCGACGTGACCCGCCGAATCGGTCACCACCCCTGGTTCGGCGCCACCGCCCGGCTGCTGGTGCCGCTCGACCGGGCGGTCGGGCGACTGACCCGGGGCCGGGTGGTCGCGCTCGGGTTGGTGCCGTCCCTGGTCATCACCACCACCGGCCGCCGCTCCGGGAAACCGCGCAGCAACCCGCTGCTCTACGTGCCCGACGGGGACGGGTACGTGGTGGTCGGCTCGAACTGGGGCCAGACCCAGCAGCCCGCCTGGTCGCTGAACCTGCTCGCCGAGCCACACGCCGAAGTGGACGTCGCCGGGCGTCGCCTCGCGGTACGCGGCGAACCGGCGACCGGCGCCGAACGCGAGCGACTGTGGCGGTTGCTGGTCGACGCCTGGCCCGCGTACGAGGCGTACGTGCGGCGGGCCGGTGACCGGGAGATCCGGGTCTTCCGGCTGGTGCCGACGGCCTCCGGCACGCCCGACGGCACGGACCCGCCGGACGGGCCGCCCGCGCCGCACTAG